A single Macaca mulatta isolate MMU2019108-1 chromosome 11, T2T-MMU8v2.0, whole genome shotgun sequence DNA region contains:
- the LOC717289 gene encoding LOW QUALITY PROTEIN: small ribosomal subunit protein uS13 (The sequence of the model RefSeq protein was modified relative to this genomic sequence to represent the inferred CDS: substituted 1 base at 1 genomic stop codon), protein MSLVIPEKFQHILRVLNTNIDGRRKIAFAITAIKGVGRRYAHVVLRKADIDLTKRAGELTEDEVERVITIMQNPRQYKIPDWFLNRQXDVKDGKYSQVLANGLDNKQREDLERLKKIRAHRGLRHFWSLRVRGQHTKTTGRRGRTVGVSKKK, encoded by the coding sequence ATGTCTCTAGTGATCCCTGAAAAGTTCCAGCATATTTTGCGAGTACTCAACACCAATATCGATGGGCGGCGGAAAATAGCCTTTGCCATCACTGCCATTAAGGGTGTGGGCCGAAGATATGCTCATGTGGTGTTGAGGAAAGCAGACATTGACCTCACCAAGAGGGCGGGAGAACTCACTGAGGATGAGGTGGAACGTGTGATCACCATTATGCAGAATCCCCGCCAGTACAAGATCCCAGACTGGTTCTTGAACAGACAGTAGGATGTAAAGGATGGAAAATATAGCCAGGTCCTAGCCAATGGTCTGGACAACAAGCAACGTGAAGACCTGGAGCGACTGAAGAAGATTcgggcccatagagggctgcgccACTTCTGGAGCCTTCGTGTCCGAGGCCAGCACACCAAGACCACTGGCCGCCGTGGCCGCACCGTGGGTGTGTCCAAGAAGAAATAA